A window of Motilibacter peucedani genomic DNA:
CGTCGGCAGGACGGTCAGCGCGGAGGGGGACAGGTGCAGCGGCGTGGCGTTCATGGCGGCTTCCTCGGGCGGTCTCGGTGTCTCGTGCCGACCCTGCTCCGTCCTGCTTGCGAACCACCTGTAGCCGGATTGGGGACCACTTGGAACGGCCCGCAAGACACTCGCGCCGAGGCCCTGCCCTGCACCATGCTGGGTCCATGAGCACCGCGAGCGGCGGCTCCCGCCACCTCACCGTCCGGGTCGAGCGCAGCGCGGCGGAGGTCTACGCGTACGCGTGCGACCCCGCGCACCTGCCCGAGTGGGCGGCGGGCCTCGCCACCACCCTCGAGCGCCACGGGGACCAGTGGGTCGTCCGGATGCCCGACGGCGAGGCGGTGCTCGAGATGGGGCCGCCCAACGAGCTGGGGGTCCTCGACCACTGGGTGACTACGCCCGACGGGCACCGGCACTACAACCCGATGCGGGTGCTCGCCCTCGACGACGGCTGCGAGGTCGTCTTCTCCCTGCGGCCCACGCCCGGCATGACCGACGCCGAGCTCGAGCGCGACGCCGCCACGGTGCAGGCCGACCTCGAGCGCCTCCGCGACCGGGTGCAAGCGCCCGCCGGGTGACGCATCACGGCGTGCCGAGCGGAGCAGCCGGGGCGGTGCCGGTGAGCCGGTCGGCCGCGGCCCGCGCGAGCGAGTCGAACCACGCGGCCGGCAGGTGCGCGTCGTACATCGCC
This region includes:
- a CDS encoding SRPBCC family protein, encoding MSTASGGSRHLTVRVERSAAEVYAYACDPAHLPEWAAGLATTLERHGDQWVVRMPDGEAVLEMGPPNELGVLDHWVTTPDGHRHYNPMRVLALDDGCEVVFSLRPTPGMTDAELERDAATVQADLERLRDRVQAPAG